The Capillibacterium thermochitinicola genome window below encodes:
- a CDS encoding CBS and ACT domain-containing protein, translating into MYVRNRMTVNPITVTPDTTIATALEIMREKKINRIPVVKDEKLVGIITERKLMEVSPSSATSLSIFEINYLLAKTKVEQVMTKKVVTVSPDDLLEVAALKMRDNSVGGLPVVENGKVVGIITESNIFDAFIEIMGFREKGSRISILIQEDRPGVLAELAQTVATCDINITHLAIYHGEIVLRVDTRQPDALIEKLKEKGFRITSVTVSA; encoded by the coding sequence ATGTATGTGCGGAACCGGATGACAGTTAACCCGATTACGGTCACTCCGGACACTACGATCGCCACGGCTTTAGAGATCATGCGCGAGAAGAAGATCAACCGGATTCCCGTGGTGAAAGACGAGAAACTGGTCGGGATTATTACCGAACGGAAGTTGATGGAGGTCTCGCCCTCTTCCGCCACCTCGCTCAGTATTTTTGAGATTAACTACCTGCTGGCCAAGACCAAAGTGGAACAGGTAATGACCAAGAAAGTGGTCACCGTTTCCCCGGATGATCTGCTGGAAGTGGCCGCCCTAAAGATGCGTGACAACAGTGTGGGCGGACTCCCGGTGGTGGAGAACGGGAAGGTGGTCGGGATTATCACCGAATCCAACATTTTTGACGCCTTCATTGAAATTATGGGCTTCCGGGAAAAAGGCAGCCGGATTTCGATCCTGATCCAAGAAGACCGGCCGGGGGTTTTGGCGGAACTGGCGCAGACGGTTGCGACCTGCGATATCAACATTACCCATCTGGCGATTTACCATGGGGAAATTGTCCTCCGGGTTGATACCCGCCAGCCTGATGCCCTCATTGAAAAGCTGAAGGAGAAAGGATTCCGGATTACTTCGGTGACGGTTTCGGCGTGA
- a CDS encoding pullulanase, protein MGKKVLVVLVLALVLFDMFSVSVLAATVPEVPSGYVRLHYYRPDHQYEGWGLHIWGAGYDGPVVEWSAAMPISGYDEYGAFWDIPYKEGVGDLNFIIHKGDLKDPQPDRAFPDPDNNKEFWAISGDVVAYTSLDQALAVIGRKFKKNTYRVGEYLRPVPRADEIVPVNYDIQQAPPLKEGYVRLHYRRPDGNYDGWGLHLWGEGYAGETVLWSKPVPFDGVDDYGAWWDIPYHQGVGDLNFIIHKGDLKDPQPDRAFPDPDNNKEFWAVSGEVKVYLSREEAIKAGGNKVVRATIVGPKEMIVEFRAPIENPIFIRDGFAYIPLAKLDLSKAPVYHLTLQKELNYSKTYKVECGSMEGYTTLAWQVIDQEFTYDGELGALYQKDRTTFRLWAPLASAVRLLLFAKWDDQEPYRVAEMALKEKGVWELTVEGDLRGQFYQYQVVRNGETKTVLDPYAKSMAAFTDDGKDPVGKGAIVDPSAIGPELSFAQIDGYEKREDAIIWEIHVRDFTSDPNLKTEAQFGTYKAFIEKLDYIKELGVTHIQLLPVLNYYYGNELKNGERELHYSAQGNNYNWGYDPHNYFTPEGMYSEDPTDPELRIKELKELIKAIHERGMGVILDVVYNHTAKMELFEDIVPGYYYFVDAQGKSKSSYGGGRLGTTHAMARKLVLDSIAYWVSEYKVDGFRFDLMGDLDAETVQMACDVAKALNPNILILGEGWITYEGDDGDHRVAADQKWMHMTDDAACFSDEIRNEVKSGFGCEGEPRFITGGKRNIMLLFSNIKGQPTNMTADDPGDVVQYIEAHDNLTLHDVIAYSIRKDPSVKKNEEEIHKRIRLGNTIILTSQGIAFLHAGQEYGRTKQWLAPGVPEDKYTEVPGFKYPYFIHDSYDSTDIINRFDWNKVTVDGVHRQTMEYTKGLIALRRSTDAFRLGSQDLVNSNVKLIRSRDIAAVDTVIAYSCQATNGDTYYVFINADTKRRNIRIDVDLRDGVVLVDSDEAGVTPVTKVSGVKITANAVTIDPLTAVIIKK, encoded by the coding sequence GTGGGGAAAAAGGTTTTGGTGGTTTTAGTTCTAGCTTTAGTCTTGTTTGACATGTTCAGTGTATCGGTTCTGGCTGCAACGGTTCCGGAAGTTCCGTCTGGATACGTGCGGTTGCATTATTATCGTCCTGATCACCAGTACGAAGGTTGGGGTTTGCACATTTGGGGTGCCGGTTACGATGGCCCGGTCGTGGAATGGAGCGCGGCCATGCCGATCTCCGGTTATGACGAATACGGTGCCTTCTGGGATATCCCCTATAAAGAAGGGGTGGGCGACCTCAACTTTATAATCCATAAGGGCGATCTGAAGGACCCGCAACCGGACCGGGCCTTCCCCGATCCGGATAACAATAAAGAATTCTGGGCAATCTCCGGCGACGTGGTCGCCTATACCAGCCTGGACCAAGCGCTTGCGGTTATCGGACGGAAATTCAAGAAGAATACATACCGGGTTGGGGAGTATTTAAGGCCCGTCCCCAGAGCGGACGAGATTGTTCCGGTTAACTATGATATTCAGCAGGCTCCGCCGCTCAAGGAAGGCTATGTCCGCCTCCACTACCGGCGGCCGGACGGCAACTACGACGGTTGGGGCCTACACCTGTGGGGCGAGGGCTACGCCGGAGAGACGGTCCTCTGGAGCAAGCCGGTGCCCTTCGACGGTGTCGATGATTACGGAGCTTGGTGGGACATTCCCTACCACCAAGGCGTTGGCGATTTGAACTTCATCATTCATAAGGGCGATCTGAAGGACCCGCAACCGGACCGGGCCTTCCCCGATCCGGATAACAATAAAGAATTCTGGGCGGTCTCCGGGGAGGTCAAAGTGTACTTGAGTCGTGAGGAAGCGATCAAGGCCGGCGGGAACAAAGTGGTCCGGGCGACCATCGTCGGGCCGAAAGAAATGATCGTGGAGTTCCGGGCGCCGATTGAAAATCCCATTTTTATCCGGGACGGATTCGCCTATATTCCCCTGGCGAAACTGGACCTTTCGAAGGCACCGGTCTATCATTTGACGCTCCAGAAAGAGCTGAATTACAGTAAGACCTACAAAGTGGAGTGCGGTTCTATGGAAGGATACACCACCCTTGCCTGGCAGGTTATTGACCAAGAGTTTACCTACGACGGCGAACTGGGGGCCCTTTACCAGAAAGACCGGACCACCTTCCGGCTCTGGGCGCCGCTGGCTTCCGCGGTGCGGCTGCTTCTCTTTGCCAAGTGGGACGATCAGGAGCCGTACCGGGTGGCAGAGATGGCGTTAAAGGAGAAGGGTGTTTGGGAGTTGACCGTTGAAGGTGACCTGCGCGGGCAGTTCTACCAATATCAAGTGGTTCGGAATGGTGAAACCAAAACGGTGCTTGATCCTTACGCCAAATCGATGGCGGCTTTCACCGATGATGGCAAGGATCCGGTGGGGAAAGGAGCAATTGTCGATCCCTCCGCGATCGGACCGGAGCTCAGCTTTGCCCAGATCGACGGTTACGAAAAACGCGAGGATGCCATCATCTGGGAGATTCACGTCCGGGACTTCACTTCCGATCCCAACCTCAAGACAGAGGCACAGTTTGGTACATATAAAGCCTTTATTGAGAAACTTGATTACATCAAGGAATTGGGTGTGACCCATATCCAGCTGCTTCCGGTCTTGAACTACTACTACGGAAACGAGTTGAAAAACGGCGAGCGCGAGCTGCATTATTCGGCGCAAGGCAACAACTACAACTGGGGTTATGACCCGCACAATTATTTCACTCCGGAAGGGATGTATTCCGAAGACCCGACTGATCCGGAATTACGGATCAAGGAACTGAAGGAGCTAATCAAGGCCATTCACGAACGGGGTATGGGTGTCATCCTGGATGTTGTCTATAACCATACGGCCAAGATGGAGCTTTTTGAGGATATCGTGCCCGGTTACTACTACTTCGTGGATGCACAAGGGAAGTCCAAGAGCAGTTATGGTGGCGGACGGCTTGGTACCACCCATGCGATGGCGAGAAAACTGGTTCTGGATTCCATTGCTTACTGGGTCAGCGAATATAAGGTTGATGGCTTCCGGTTCGACCTGATGGGCGATTTGGATGCCGAGACCGTGCAGATGGCTTGTGATGTGGCGAAAGCGTTGAATCCGAACATCTTGATCCTTGGCGAAGGCTGGATTACCTATGAGGGTGATGACGGTGACCACCGGGTGGCGGCGGACCAAAAATGGATGCATATGACCGACGATGCCGCCTGTTTCTCCGATGAGATTCGCAACGAAGTCAAATCCGGCTTCGGTTGTGAGGGCGAACCTCGCTTCATTACCGGCGGGAAACGTAACATTATGTTACTCTTCTCCAATATTAAAGGACAGCCCACGAACATGACGGCGGACGACCCGGGCGACGTGGTGCAGTACATCGAAGCCCATGACAACCTGACTTTACATGATGTGATCGCCTACTCCATTCGGAAAGATCCCTCTGTTAAGAAGAACGAAGAGGAGATCCACAAACGGATCCGCTTGGGGAACACGATTATCCTGACCAGCCAGGGAATTGCGTTCCTCCATGCCGGACAGGAGTACGGCCGGACCAAACAATGGCTGGCCCCCGGGGTGCCGGAAGATAAATACACGGAAGTGCCAGGTTTTAAATATCCCTACTTCATCCATGACTCTTATGATTCGACCGATATTATTAACCGTTTTGACTGGAATAAAGTGACCGTCGACGGTGTTCACCGGCAAACCATGGAGTACACCAAAGGGTTAATCGCCTTGCGGCGTTCAACCGACGCCTTCCGCCTGGGCAGCCAGGACCTGGTCAATTCCAATGTGAAGTTGATTAGAAGCCGGGATATTGCGGCCGTGGACACGGTCATCGCCTACAGTTGCCAGGCGACCAACGGTGACACCTACTATGTTTTCATCAACGCCGATACGAAGCGGCGGAACATCCGGATCGATGTGGACCTGCGGGATGGAGTTGTTCTGGTCGACTCCGATGAAGCCGGTGTCACACCGGTTACCAAAGTCTCGGGTGTTAAAATAACAGCGAATGCCGTCACGATCGATCCTTTGACCGCTGTTATTATCAAAAAATAA